Within the Vanacampus margaritifer isolate UIUO_Vmar chromosome 8, RoL_Vmar_1.0, whole genome shotgun sequence genome, the region agaagtgttgacatcatccaaattatgcgtttttattggtttggacATGCAAATACGttatgtccactgcaatcatctatgggtccaaAGGGGGATATTGTTTCGTTTTTTGCAACAaagaaaaacttgtaaattactaaatgcatttttatccTCATCTATTGGCACACAGCAGTGTATTGTCGCTAAAAAATAAAGCACACTAACACGATCCCTTTACAGCATTGCTCACAATCCTCTTAATGCGAAGCTGCTCATTGCAACAAAAGCGCCCTTTATGTTGCGTGTGAATATTACGTACTTCGGCATCACTCTGCGTTTGTGTGCCAGACAGTGAAGGCCTTCCTGCCGCAGATGAAGGCCCGGGATCACGGCCACATCGTGACCATCGCCAGCGTGCTGGGCCTCTTCAGCACAAGCTGCGTTGAGGTGATGCAGGATTGAAGGCCGACCTGCAACATTTTCAACGTTGATCACAAATAAAGCGATCATAGATGTTTTTCCCAGACAAATCCAGCATAAATGGATGTGTTTGTTGCACCTGAGACAGGACTACTGCGCCAGTAAGTTTGCTGCGGTGGGTTTCCATGAGTCTCTGGCTCACGAGCTGCTGGCTGAGGACGTGAAGGGCGTGAAGACAACTCTGGTGTGTCCTTACATCGTGGATACGGGCATGTTTGAAGGCTGCAAGATAAGGTGTGCCAACATTATTGCTAAGTTCATATAAGTCAGTGTAGGAAAACAGGGGTTGACAAAtgttgaaaatttaaaaaaaaataaacccaaaAAATCTGTGATCATATTTGacttataaataaaattttgttgACTGTCAaccgttattatagttttggaattttcatgttagtttttatttcattttgagttggaaaaaaaattaattttcttttttcaatttagttacttttaatatatttttcagggtggttctattagtctttattagttttagtttttttttttttttttttttaatgcctggttttagttagtttcagtattagttttcacttttaaaagaaaaatatgtattacatgtgcacaatatttaataaacagcatggtaaaatgaaacaacaaacaaacatttgttacctagcgttgcattttggCTGAGTTAAAAAGCAGAATTTTACGcaatgtcatctgaaggtgcttttcgaTTGGCTGTTGCTCGATAACTTCACTTCcgcgtgacacactttcaaacgtcgtTAATCCGGTTAATATCGAAtacatatacttaaaatcacatctAAAATCATCCCTAAAGACTCATGCAttcaattaattaccaaagactaaaaggagggacattttcgctataattatggtcttgtttcattttcaaagcttttgttttaatcaccaggtgctagctagctagctccctagatgctcgtttacttgctagggagttagctagctagcatcaaaggctaaagccaaattgtagcagggtttttcacctcagttttttatttaatttatttatttagcaaaatAAGGTTAAGGTTTACCCTTTttagaatgtttgtttttcgtttactaaaataaccttgctgccaACAGAGAAGAGGTGGAGGTGTTCCTGCCCCCTCTGGAGCCTCAGTACTGCGTGGAGCAGGCCATGAACGCCATCCTCATAGACCAACCCCTAGTGTGCATTCCACGGCTCACCTACCTGCCTGTCCTCTTCAGAGCGTCAGTACCACGTCCCGTCCCACTCACGCCGACCCAAAACCtgcttatacttttttttttttttgtctttcaggtTGCTGCCATGGGAATCCAACGTGGTTTCGTATCGTTTCATGGGCTCCGACAAGTGCATGTATCCCTTCATCGATGCCAAgaagaaacaaatgttaaacggTGTCAACTCGATCGCATAGGTTTAATTCAAAAAGTCTTTCAGATTtatcgggggaaaaaaactgttcgACTGCCAGGATTCACTCACATGCTATTGGTCAGAACAAACGCAGACGCGAGATGACGACTCAGACAAGTGGTTATCAGCTTTGCAGTTatgttcaatgaaaaaaaaaaaagttaaatgatgCAACTCTGTAACTGCTGCGTTGTATGTGTTCATACAATTAAAGTGGCCTGCATGGTCAGAGCACATATTTTACCTTAGAAACACCACTTTTGTTTAACACAAAGCTATTCTGCTGTATGAATTGCAACAGGATACAGGTTAATTGTAgcgtctgccatctagtggaagagcatatAATTGCGCTGCCTGTCACGAAACGCTCTTGAAGTCccttccaaaagtattggaacagcaatGTCAATTATTTTCCTTTGCGTTTGTTGTCTACAGAAAACAattgggtttcagatcaaaacATGACTGAAACACAAGCTCAGAATTCCAGCTTGTATTTCATGGTATCTTAAAACAACTCAGGACACAGTTCAAATGAGCAGAAGTATTTGAACAGACATTATTAAAGTGAGTAACATTTCATATTTGTTGGTGTAACCTTTTACTTGCAACAACTGCATCAAGCCTGCTTGGTGGTTAATCTTGGTCCAACCTGTCCATAAAAGTTTTGTGGCTCGTTTTTGAACTATCCAATCTGGCcaccctttttttgtttgtttgtttggcttGCATATAAGCGAAGTGCGCGTCTCGACTGCACGGTGCATTATGGGCAGCGgcgtggtgcattgtgggtaggctaAACTATCATacggtcattgaaaatgaattggatcCAATGGAATGAGCTCTGATTTATAACATTTCAACTGCtggaaagttgctgttttttttatttaatgtgttttaaacatgcatagcatGTGGTTTACTGACTTCGGGGGTtgacttgcaagctttaaggtgtacagTTACGCAAAGACTCACCATTTTAATCCCCGCAATTCAAATGACGGTTAGTTGGTAGCCTCGCTACCCcccacgcatgcgcaaacgtaacgcgcacttcgcttattatGGTATGGCTTTATTTCTTCTCTCAAAGTTTTCTTCAAACAGTGGATTGTGATACCTTCACCTCTAACCCTGTGGAGGTCGGCAGCGATGTCACTGAGTGTTTGGGCGTTTCTTTGCAGCGCTCACAATGTTTCTGTCATCAACTACTGTTGACAACCTTGGCCAACCTGTTCGATGTCTGTTGCTCTTCGTGTTTGCTTAACAGCAAATGCAGTTTTCACAGGTGAAACCCAAAGCCAAAAACAAGCACTGTTTATGCAATCAATCTAAAAAGCCCATTAgttgcacacaatcaccagttTGGTCTCTAAActtgaaattaaaagaaaataacccaacatataaacaagaaaacaaatgagtcgagcaaaaataaaggaaaaagaagaaaataaaaaaaatacaagttaaGACTGATATTTGTTTTGTGCACATGAGCACGCAGGTTTATTTCCATAAGGAGCAGAAAGAGACCGGAGGCCGACAAAGTAGGGAACAGGAGTTAAGACTGCCTTGCCACACACAGTGGAAACAACATCACGTTACATCACACGCTACATTGACAGTAACACGCTCTTTCTTCCTGGCCCTGGCATGATCAATGTCGGTAACACGTCACTTGTGGGTTTTGAAAGCACTGGAGAAACATTTGACAGCTGCATCCTAGACaaagatgaaacaaacaaaaaaacacaaatgggaCTTCTTCTTTTGTTTATGATAACCTAAAGGCAGTAATAAAACATGATACTTAAAATCAAGAATTAACAGGACACAATTCACAGTTTCCAAGTGAAGCCCCAAATCACTGGCTAGGATGCAGCTACTTCCAcgagtgagcaaaaaaaaaatatatttttttttttacaattaaacaaCATCAAGGAGAGCAAAACCAAAATGTTCACTTCAATCTTGTTTAACTGTGAACACGGTGTACCGGTGATTACGCCCAAAAATGTCCTGCCGTGATTGGAACACAGTGTcttcacaagttttttttttttagtgctttGACAGTCAAGATGGTCTAAACGTTGGCGTCCAGGGGCGGGGCCAGTGTGCTTGAGTTAGCCGGTTTGGGGTGCAGCTCGCCTTCAACCTCCTGTGTGCCACATCTGTTGGAACCCGGCCCACTTAATGAGAACGATGCTTGTGGTTTACATGAACGTGTTTAAAAGCTGACTTCACGCTATAAAGTGAGGACTTACCCAGGGGCTGCTCCGTTTCCTGTTCGCTCGTTTAACAGCTGCTCGTACTCGGACAGCAATTTCAATATATTAAGTGCAGCCTGTAAAAGGTGAAGAAGAgtcatttatatctgtttccagCAGCTTATTTACAGTTGACCAGATAACACGGCAAATACAAGCATTTTAGCTAGTTGTATCAAACTAAGTTAGGAGTTTAATCAAAATGTAGACAGACTCAAAAAACGTGACGAACATATTTTGCGAGACTTTACGATAAATGGAACCgcaggctaacctaatagcaGTTTTTTtaacggctatttgggagttatcccagggttagcgtgtgggtaaATAGTTAGCCCACGCGCTAACCGTTAGCTTGtgaattagcagctatttgggagttagcgggggttagcccgcgagctaacggttagcccgcgagctaacattTAGCCCGTGAATTAGTGGCTATTTGGGAGATGgcattatagttggtgcaaaagctgagggcaaacaaaaaaaaactttaacatgttgcaaatcacaaaacctgtttaataaacatgtgcttaaaggcatttaagcagtcacgtgctggagtttttattattattaaaaatggtgAAACTCGGATTTGTAAGTCAACCAGCATCGCAAAATGGCCTGTGTTGAACTTTCTTCCTGTACAAGCCCTCGCAGGAAACACAACTGAGACGATGTTTGGATTGTCCTACCATATCATGACAGGATTCGACATCTTTTCCCATTCCATGGCTGATGAGCGGCGGCTGGGCGGAGCAGTTTATCAGCGATACAAACTCATTCTTATTGTTTTTCGGGAAATCTTTGTATTCCACCTGCAAGCAAAATAAGAAAGTGCTTTCTGTTCGGTGCGCAACGCCGAGCTGATTGAAGACGCCGAAGAGGACGACTACCTGCAGGCCCTGCACAGACGCGAGGTAAGCAAGCTGTTCCGAGGGCCTGGTGAGGGGCCCGTGGGGCGTCTGGATATTTTTGTTCTTGAGGATGGCCTCGGCCGTGTGGGACGTGCCCGAGTACAGCAGCTCGTTGGCAATTACGGCCGTGACGGTGGCCTTGCCCGGGTTCGGTGTTGCTCGCACGTAATCCTTGCCCTGGGGTCCTTGGCAGGCCCCGACCGCTTGAGCCAACTCGGGCACCATGGGCAGGATGCCCGCGGGAAGCTGCTGGTGACTCAAGTAAGGCAGGCGGAACTCCTCCTCCTTGGACCCTGGAAAATATCGTGGGTGGATGTGACGAAAACAAAGAGAGAGTCAAAATGTGGACATTCCAAGCACTTGCACTCACCCAGTTGCACCTCCTCCATTGAGCCGGGCTCAAAAAATGTCACCTTGCGTCCATCGCCGGGCTTCTTCACAGGGGTCTGAAGATTCCACAAACGACGGACATTTAAGATTAAACATACAAACAGGGTCATGCTTTTCTATTACCTAAAACGGTCAAACAAAATACCCTCTCTTCAGTTTTAAGTGCCGGTTTAGAGGGCAGAGGCTGAGGCACTTTGTATCCGAGTATCTCCAACATCTTCTCTGCCGCGTTCTTCTTGGCCACTTTTTTGCTCGGCCCCATGCCCTCCGCAGACTGGCCGCGCACTCTCACCTGGGACAAAAGCATGCAGGGTGAAGCACGTATTAGAGGCTAATATGCATGGAGCACATTCAAAACTTCCAAAAAGagatgtcaaaattaattgatacattttcaagttATCGATTATCATATTAGccaacaattattttaactcattcactcccagccattttaacAGACAGAAGccacttcgctcccggctgttttactggattttgactgatgtccgcagaatattctgttctagcactataaaaacatggaacaaaccaaaagaaagattagtctcttccttttttcagggaaaaaaaagtatatttgtatgtgtttccattttaacattagaatatagccaagtttcatcattattcacaaacctgttgaaaacactggcaaaaagtatggagggccaaaactgccaaaatttaaaataaatgaataaagtgaaaataaaaacggatataaaaattacaataaaaaaaatacaaatggaaatatatatccctaaataaataaataaaagtaaaaaatacaaaagtaaaaaacaagattcaaaaaatacaaataaatataaaaatgattgatctcttatactctgctgccacctgctggccgttttttgtaacgactaccattgctttaagcgacctcttcaggtcagaatctgtatcaaagccttctgtatgctctcgcataaaaaaacacattacaaatgtctaaatacgttttggggagtgaagggcaAAGtagttaaaaacgtatttagatgtttttgggtttgaatgagttaataatggagtaattgtttggagacatttttttatttaaaattgtccaaatcctctgatttcagcatatcaacattaGTTGTTCACCGATTTCTGTAGTTCTTCTTGAAAGAAGaccgattatcttctgtgtttaatcaaaataagacatttgcaaacatccttttttactttggaaaacaatgaccaaacaaaCCGGTAACGCAAACAtctatcccccccaccccctacttttttttttttttttttttaaatcactatacgaatatgaagtacgaaataaccaccaatcactggttaataaacagtaatctgGGAGGAAAATGCGTTTATAACACACCTTaatgcaaatttaaaatgaatccaatcAGTCGATTAATCGAATGAATAATCGGTAGATTAAAtcgattcaaaaaaatatttgatagtgacaccACTACTTCCAAGACAAGCTTGTGCCGGGGAGAGCCTTGCCCCACGGAAAACACAACGAaaaccaagtgcagtgtgaaaaggcctcgTGCTGGCCGATTGACGAGCGCTCGTGCCACGGACTCACTTGCATGACGAACTCCCGACGCCGCGGCAGCCCTCTCTCCGTCACCATGCTGTATTCCGGCTCCTTCTCCTTCTTGGCCTGCTGGATCTGAGCCAGACGGCTGATGGGATTCATTCCCTGACCGTATTCCGGGCTGGTCTGCAGCTGTGGGGGGGTCATTTGTCATTTCAGGACAGAAGAAGCTTTCTGGATTCAAGGTGAATCGTCTTCAATAACAAAGATAAGTCCAGTTGCCTCAATTCAGCCTTTGAgggtcagatttttttccttcatattTATTCATCTTGTTTTCAGTGTAAATATTGCATAAGAACACAAACTGAGTCTCATCAAGAATCAGTATGCTCTAGTTACTTTATTCTGTTACATTTGGCTTGTGCACTTGAATGCGAGGACATTTAGCCTGGAGGCGTGTGTGCCTCTGCCCTTTCCATTTCTTTTGCTTGTTTAAAACAATGACGCAAATACAATAACTGTCGAAAAGCAAGCGTTTTTGGGGGGGCTAtctgaaatgtaaaaaacaaataaaaaatagggcTGGGTGTccattctaatttcctcaattgattcacaagagttcagttcgattcaatttttttctgattcaattcacttcaatccgatattgattaattatggcacAAAGTCAAGtacatgattaaaaactccacaaatattaaatttcaaagtaaattttgaAGAGGCTGTAtctggtcaaatgatttaataaCACGTGTTATTTCgcgccattttcactgaagcaatcccctttgctccggctgttttactggattttgactggttttgcgaggtccacagaatattgtgttcgattactataaaaacaaggaacctaccaaacgaaagattagagtctcttctttcatcaggaaaaaaaagtatatttatatctgtttccgttttgcagcaattagaattagaatatagctaattttaatcatgattcacaaatctgcttagaattgtgagtaaatcggcttgtttgcaacatggccctggttgatctcttctactctgtttccacctgctggccgtttttgtaataactaccattgcgtcaaccgttttgtgcagttgagaggctgcattaaagccttctgtatgctctagcataaaaacaaaaaaacgtataaataggtctttgggacacttaaaacgtttacaatggaacatatttatacgtttttgggagcaaatgagttaagtgttacacaaacattgacaagaatgagatgaaaatattttacattaattcaatcattgtaaatataaatcaaaatgATTCTGAATGATCTTAGAAGTGgaataaatgtaagaaaatacttttaaattcatttgaagtgtaaatgtcaagaaaacagcaagatacacaaaaaaattggcctttaaaattcaatttttcaaAGAATTTATGGGAAGAagagatatataaaataatcgatagagcttgaaaaggaaaatcgattcgataggttattcaatttttttaaacccctatCAATGTTaacaattgattattaaattgCCCATTTCGTCAACCCAGGACATTTGTCACATTTAGGCCACGCATCTTAGACAATTTCTTTCACAAATCACATCCAATTTTAATTTTCCAAATGTCCTTTCCTTTTCAAACTCTCTCACGTGCAACATTTTCTGAGTACCTTAATAATGGATTTGGTTTTCTTCTTGATGCGGGGCAGCATCTTCTCCACGCTGGGTATGTGAGGTAACCTCTTCAAGTCCCCGAGCACGGCGGCAGCTGCCAACTTCTTTGCGATCTTTTTACTCTTCCCCTCGCCCTCTCCGGTGAACTCGCCCACCGCAACGCGCACTACAAAGCTCTTGATGTGCGGCGGGCCTTCTTCTTTTAACACCTGGATGACACAATTGACGCCGACATGTTGGGAAGCGCCCCGCCGACGTGTTGCTAATGAGCCTCCAATTAAAAGTAGGCGATACCTCAAAATTGACCGGTAGATTGCGCTTCAGTGCGATCTCAAACACTTGACTGATTTCTGACTTGTTGAGGTTCTCTTCTTCGGGCTCTTCGTTCACCTGGGGGGGAAGCAATGAATGCAGATCGAGTTGGTCAACAGGAATGCTGAGCGCACGCCTCTCACCTCGGGCATTTGCTGCAATATGGGCTCCTTCTGCAGCACTCGCAGGGCCTTCGTGGCTGCGTCTTGCTTGGCGAGCTGCCACGTGCGCCCCTTCCCGAGAAACTGCTGGCCTCCGATGGATAGTTCCATGTGGTAGATCATTGGTCCCATGGGGGCAAATGGGTAGTAGTAACTGCAcacacaattaactcattcactcccagccattttcgctgaagtaatccccttcgctcccggctgtttgactggattttgactgattttgcaaggcccactgaaCATTGTGGTCTATTGCTagacatggaatctaccaaaagaaagattagagtctcttctttcatcaggaaaaaaaaagtacatttgtatctgtttccgttttgcagcaattagcattagaatacagtatagctaagtttcgtcgatattcacattcctggtgaaaaaaaacactgacaaaaagtatGGAgagccaaaactgccaaaatttaaaataaataaaagtgaaaataaaaaaggatataaaaattataattcaacaattttataaaaataaataaatacaaatggaaatatatatccctaaatgaataaataaaaggtaaaaaaataaaaataaacagattcaaaaaatacaaataaatattgaaataaatacaaaaataaatatataaatagaattaaatatcaatcaatcaatcaataaaaacgcaacggcggagcccaacccaagccactcttaggaccgccccctcattggAATAACATTTGGACCtcacagagcgtctgcagcttgaaataaataaatgcgagagtagagcgtttttatttattgattgatatttcattgtattgatacatttatttatatatatatatatatatatatatatatatatatatatatatatatatatatatatatatattttatttccatttatattaattaattaattatttttttaattatactttatatccgtttttatttttactttatttatttatttagtaatttatttatttttcattttggcgtTTTTGGTtctccataaaaataaaaataaaagagtttgttgcaacattgccctggctaatctcttatactctgctgccacctgctggccatttttattttttttatttttttttaataaccaccATCTTTTAAAGCCACATCttaatgtcagaagctgcatcaaagccttctgtatgctctcgcttatgaaacataaaaatatgtaaacacgTTTTGGGGAGGGAAGGACaacgtatttaaaaatgtttttgggattgaaatgagtttaaaaaaaaaatagacagatTATCGAAACAGAAAAAGTGGGCAATACATGGGCCAAACTTACTGTTGCATAGAGCGGTGATAGGGCGCCGCGACACGGACACCATAACTCATGTTTGTTGGTCTCATCGGGAATTGGTCGACGGGTTTGTATATGGGCTTTTTACTAAGTCTTGAGCATAATGCGTTCAACTCCATGATTTGAATCATACCATCTGTCAGGAGGAAGCACACGTCAAAGCAACCAATCCTGACAAAATGTGATTTCTTGGTCACGGGAGCAGTGTGATGCACCCACCCGAATGCCTCCCTGTGTGGCGGGGCGTCCTGATGGTGGGCTTTGGAAGTAGCGTCTCAGCCAGGGCAGACGTAGCAGCGGAATGCTGGGCCTTCTTGATGCTGGTCCCGTCAGCATCCCAGTGCTGATCTCCCAGTGTGAGCCGCACTGAGAAAATCTGATTGGGAAGAAACATTGCAAGGCTCTCCATTTATGAAATAATAACGAAGAAATGAAGGCAGTTTGCGGGTGAAAGATTTTCCCAAACATACTTTGGAGTGAGCCGGTCCTTGCTCGCTCAGTAGCTTATACTCGGGTTGGAGCTTGTTGAAACGGGCTAACTCATTCACCAAACACATGGGGGTCTTCTCTTTAGGGTTTGCCATGTTAGATActggaagaacaaaaaaacaacggtTGACGAAATGTGACAGATGTTGGACTAAAACAGAGTCAATTTTAAAAGGCCATTAAGATGACATCTCGGAaacgttatgtttttt harbors:
- the rdh20 gene encoding retinol dehydrogenase 10-A; the encoded protein is MIFFMDLQMMLLDIVYFILRNTVRAVLRPRIKPIDGELVLITGSGGGLGRLFAQEFTKRGAEVVLWDVDGAANERTAKLVRDLGGEAHAYTVDVTKREDVYRYADVVRKDLGRDVTMLVNNAGVVAGQRVLDCPDELIEKTIKVNCLALFWTVKAFLPQMKARDHGHIVTIASVLGLFSTSCVEDYCASKFAAVGFHESLAHELLAEDVKGVKTTLVCPYIVDTGMFEGCKIREEVEVFLPPLEPQYCVEQAMNAILIDQPLVCIPRLTYLPVLFRALLPWESNVVSYRFMGSDKCMYPFIDAKKKQMLNGVNSIA
- the stau1 gene encoding double-stranded RNA-binding protein Staufen homolog 1 isoform X1, which produces MSQLQFQCPTSPMAAAPAPLQLGQPQPQPGFSIPCAASTLASESAGQPVRSSALPAGSATPYTTITVSNMANPKEKTPMCLVNELARFNKLQPEYKLLSEQGPAHSKIFSVRLTLGDQHWDADGTSIKKAQHSAATSALAETLLPKPTIRTPRHTGRHSDGMIQIMELNALCSRLSKKPIYKPVDQFPMRPTNMSYGVRVAAPYHRSMQHYYYPFAPMGPMIYHMELSIGGQQFLGKGRTWQLAKQDAATKALRVLQKEPILQQMPEVNEEPEEENLNKSEISQVFEIALKRNLPVNFEVLKEEGPPHIKSFVVRVAVGEFTGEGEGKSKKIAKKLAAAAVLGDLKRLPHIPSVEKMLPRIKKKTKSIIKLQTSPEYGQGMNPISRLAQIQQAKKEKEPEYSMVTERGLPRRREFVMQVRVRGQSAEGMGPSKKVAKKNAAEKMLEILGYKVPQPLPSKPALKTEERTPVKKPGDGRKVTFFEPGSMEEVQLGSKEEEFRLPYLSHQQLPAGILPMVPELAQAVGACQGPQGKDYVRATPNPGKATVTAVIANELLYSGTSHTAEAILKNKNIQTPHGPLTRPSEQLAYLASVQGLQVEYKDFPKNNKNEFVSLINCSAQPPLISHGMGKDVESCHDMAALNILKLLSEYEQLLNERTGNGAAPGGPGSNRCGTQEVEGELHPKPANSSTLAPPLDANV
- the stau1 gene encoding double-stranded RNA-binding protein Staufen homolog 1 isoform X2 translates to MSQLQFQCPTSPMAAAPAPLQLGQPQPQPGFSIPCAASTLASESAGQPVRSSALPAGSATPYTTITVSNMANPKEKTPMCLVNELARFNKLQPEYKLLSEQGPAHSKIFSVRLTLGDQHWDADGTSIKKAQHSAATSALAETLLPKPTIRTPRHTGRHSDGMIQIMELNALCSRLSKKPIYKPVDQFPMRPTNMSYGVRVAAPYHRSMQHYYYPFAPMGPMIYHMELSIGGQQFLGKGRTWQLAKQDAATKALRVLQKEPILQQMPEVNEEPEEENLNKSEISQVFEIALKRNLPVNFEVLKEEGPPHIKSFVVRVAVGEFTGEGEGKSKKIAKKLAAAAVLGDLKRLPHIPSVEKMLPRIKKKTKSIIKLQTSPEYGQGMNPISRLAQIQQAKKEKEPEYSMVTERGLPRRREFVMQVRVRGQSAEGMGPSKKVAKKNAAEKMLEILGYKVPQPLPSKPALKTEERTPVKKPGDGRKVTFFEPGSMEEVQLGSKEEEFRLPYLSHQQLPAGILPMVPELAQAVGACQGPQGKDYVRATPNPGKATVTAVIANELLYSGTSHTAEAILKNKNIQTPHGPLTRPSEQLAYLASVQGLQVEYKDFPKNNKNEFVSLINCSAQPPLISHGMGKDVESCHDMAALNILKLLSEYEQLLNERTGNGAAPGCGTQEVEGELHPKPANSSTLAPPLDANV